The Pseudomonas moraviensis genome contains the following window.
GAGCCAACCGCTTCGTCGGTGATCGCCGATCTGGTCGACGTGGTTCGCGCGATGACTTCCGACCCGGAAAACCGCGTGCCGCACCTGGCCTTCCAGCCGGACTCGCTGTCGGCACATCCGATCCTGCCGATCGAAGCCTGCGAAAGCGCTTACTACCTGCGCATTCACGCCAAGGACCACCCGGGCGTACTGGCTCAGGTGGCGAGCATCCTGTCGGAGCGCGGCATCAATATCGAATCGATCATGCAGAAGGAAGTCGAAGAGCATGACGGCCTGGTGCCGATGATCCTGCTGACCCACCGCGTGGTCGAGCAACGTATCAACGATGCGATTACTGCGCTGGAAGCACTGGCTGGCGTCGACGGCCCGGTTGTACGGATCCGCGTCGAACACTTGAACTAAAAGCAGCGGCAGGCTTCGGGCGGCAAGCGGCAAGAGAGAAGCAGTCTGGCTTTACTTGCAGCTTGCAGCTTGCAGCTTGCAGCTCAAACCGAAGGTTTGAAAAAAATGCGATATATCAGTACTCGCGGCCAGGCCCCGGCCCTGAATTTCGAAGAGGTCCTGCTGGCCGGTCTGGCGACCGATGGCGGTCTGTACGTCCCGGAAAACCTGCCACGTTTCACTCAGGAAGAGATCGCCTCCTGGGCCGGCCTGCCCTATCACGAACTGGCCTTCCGGGTGATGCGCCCGTTCGTTACCGGCAGTATCCGGATGCCGATTTCAAGAAGAAGATCCTCGAAGAAACCTACGGTGTGTTCGCCCACAGTGCCGTTGCGCCACTGCGTCAGTTGAACGGCAACGAGTGGGTGCTGGAGCTGTTCCACGGTCCGACCCTGGCGTTCAAGGACTTCGCCCTGCAACTGCTGGGGCGTCTGCTCGATTACGTGCTGGAAAAGCGCGGCGAGCGCGTGGTGATCGTCGGTGCCACTTCCGGTGACACCGGTTCGGCGGCCATCGAAGGCTGTAAGCACTGCGAGAACGTCGACATCTTCATCCTGCACCCGCACCAGCGCGTATCTGAGGTGCAGCGTCGGCAGATGACGACGATCTTCGGCGAGAACATCCACAACATCGCCATCGAAGGCAACTTCGATGACTGCCAGGAAATGGTCAAGAACAGCTTCGCCGACCAGAGCTTCCTCAAAGGCACGCGTCTGGTGGCGGTGAACTCGATCAACTGGGCGCGGATCATGGCCCAGATCGTTTACTACTTCCATGCGGCCCTGCAGTTGGGCGGTCCGGCGCGTTCGGTGTCGTTCTCGGTACCCACCGGCAACTTCGGCGACATCTTCGCCGGTTACCTGGCACGCAACATGGGCCTGCCGATCAACCAGTTGATCGTCGCAACCAACCGCAACGACATCCTGCACCGCTTCATGAGCGGCAACCAGTACGTCAAGGAAACGCTGCACGCGACCTTGTCGCCGTCGATGGACATCATGGTTTCGTCCAACTTTGAACGCCTGCTGTTCGACCTGCATGGTCGCAACGGTGCGGCAATCGCCGGCCTGATGGGCTCGTTCAAAAAGGACGGCAGTTTCAGCGTCGAACAAGAGCGCTGGACCGAAGCGCGCAAACTGTTCGATTCGCTGGCGGTGGATGACGCCCAGACCTGTGAAACCATCGCCGAAGTCTACGAGCAGACCGGTGAAGTCCTCGATCCGCACACCGCCATCGGCGTCAAAGCCGCGCGCGAGTGCCGTCGCAGTCTGGACATCCCGATGGTGATTCTGGGCACTGCCCATCCGGTCAAGTTTCCCGAGGCAGTGGAGAAAGCGGGTGTAGGAAAAGCGCTCGAACTACCTGCACATCTTTCTGATTTGTTTGAGCGAAACGAGCGCTGCACGGTTCTGCCGAACGACCTGAAAGCCGTGCAAGCCTTTGTCAGCCAGCATGGCAACCGCGGCAAGCCACTCTAAGCCTGAAAAAGCTGTCACATTTTGAAGCCCGTCTCCTGACGGGCTTTTTTGTTTCTGCTGCCACACTGCTCGGGTTTTCACCCACGAAGGACGGGTGAGTCGATCACGAAGGAAATGGCAATGCTGTTTTACAGAGGTTTGAAACCGGCACTGGGCTGGTTGTTTTTGTCGGCGGTGCTGGGGTGGATGCACAGCGCCATGGCAGCGCAAATGGTACTTGATCAGGCGAATGCGCCCGTCAATGTGCAGCCTGTCGAACTGGACGCACGCGAACGTCAATGGATTCGCGAAAACCCGAAGGTGACAGTGGCATCAGTGCAATACCCGCTGTATCTGTTTCAGGACGAGCACGGGCAGTGGAACGGTCTGAACAACGATGTGCTCAAGCGTGTCACCGCGATGACCGGGCTGCAATTCGAGCACCAGGAATCCTTTTCCACCGACCACATGCTCGAACGCCTGCAAAGCGGGGTTGCGGACATCAGTACGACCCTGGCCATGAGCGATGATCGCAAGCTGTTCCTTGATTTCAGCCACGCTTTCGGTGGTGCGGGCTGGGTTTTTGTCGGCCATGCGGATGCGCCAGTGGTGGACTCTTTCGAGCAACTGGCGAAGCGCGTGTTGGTGCTACCTGCCCGGCACGCACTGGAAGATGTGATTCGGCGTGATTTCCCTTCGATTGAAATACGCTCAGTGAAAACCTACGCCGAAGCCCGGGCGCTGGTTGAAAGTGGTGAAGCCTACGCCACGATCGAAAACGAAATCGGCGCGCAGCTCTATCCGCTGGGCATGCTCAAAGTCGGTGGCTTGGTGGAGGGCAAGTGGGAAGCCGATCACCTGGCTGTACGAAAAGGCATGCCCGAGCTGCTGAGTATTCTCAACAAGGCACTGGAAGCTTTCCCGGCCGCTGAGTTGCGAGCGATCCGGCTTAAGTGGCTCGAAGGCATTTCACCGGCGCCCGTGCCATCGATCTGGCAGCAGTTGGTTGAATGGGGATGCTGGGCGATGGGGGTGATCGGTGTTTTCGGGATACTGTCGCTGGTGTGGAACAGGCGTCTGGCGGCGGTGATCAAGTTGCGCTGTGAGGCGGAGAAGGAGTTGGGTGATCAGTTGGCGTTTCAACATGCCCTGATCGATTCCATGCCGGATCCGGTGTTCGTGCGCGATCTCCAGGGGCGTCTGATCATCTGCAACCGCAGTTATGAAGAGGCGCTGTCGGTGCGCCTGGACCAGATGCAGGGGCGGTTGTTGATCGAGGTCGATGCGTTTCCCGAAACGACCGCGCGGATGCTGCACGATGAGTTCATCGCGCAGTTGCAGACTCGCAAGTCGCGCTTCAGCAAGCGCGAGCTGCTATTCAATGGCGGCCCACGTGAGGTCTATCAGTGGACGGTGCCGTTTTACAGCGGTGACGGCAAATTGCGCGGCTTGTTGGGTGGCTGGACCGACATCACTCAACGCCGGACTGAGAGCGGCTGCCGATGTCTGCATTGAAGAAGGGAAATGTCCTGCAAGACGCGACTACTTTTCTGATGGGAGGCTTAAGACGCCTAGCCTAGAGTGGACGACAACTGCGGTGAGAGTCCGCGATGATCGCTCCAGAGGTCGCCCATGCGCTCGCTTAAAGTCCTGATTCTTGAACCCAATCCGTTCCAGCTGATGGCATTGCATCAAATGCTCAATGCCATCGGCATCTACGACGTCCTGACCGCGCCCTCGTTAGCGTCAGCCTTGTGTTCCCTAGGGCACCGCGGTGCGGTCGATATCGCCATTTGCGATCCGCAACTCAAGGGTGGGGATGGCCTGGCCCTGATCCACCATCTGGCCGCGCACCATGAGGCACGGGCGCTGATTCTGCTGGGCTCGGTCGCGCAGAGCCTGTTGACTGACCTGGAACCGGTGCTTCGCCAGCAACGCCTGCGCCTGCTGGGGCGTCTGCAAACGCCGGTCTCGGCAGTGTTGATGAGGGGCCTGCTGGACAGTTATCTGATCTCGCCGCCGGAACTCATCGAGGCCTGAAGGGGACGGTTATTTTTCTGTCATCTTCGCCGTGCATGCTCTGTCAGACGCAGCCCCCACGAGATTGGGGCGTGAGAGGCAGAACTTTCTTCTCGGGCCGGTGGTCATTTAATGTGAACACGCCCCAAGCACTGTGTTTTCGGACTATTGAGTGGAGATCGAGATGGAAAGTATCAGTCTATTGCTCGGTGAGGCTCTGAGCCCGTATCAGGTGACGCTGACCCCTCGCGGCAGCCATGGTGAATGTCTGGTGACGCTGAAGAACAGCAGCGGCGCCATTGTGGTGGAACGCGAATTCAATCAGGCCCAGTTGAGCGACAAGCGCTTGCTGACAGATGTGGTGGACGGCCTGCACCGCGACGTGATGATCGCCGAAGGACGGCTGGAACCCTGCGTCATCGCGGCGTTGCGCAATGCGGCACTGGACAAGCGTCCGGCCCTGTAAAGATGAAATATTTTTTGTGGGAACCTTCCTGCATCCCTGTCAGTCAGACCCCATAACAGCAGGATCAAGCATTGTGCTCCGGTGCTTGTCGCTTGCTGCTACGGGTCTCGAAGCAGACCACGTTTAACCCCGAGTCGTCTCCCCACTTCTCGGGGTTTCTTTTTGCCTGGCGTTTGCTCACTGCGCATTGGGTTGCTCGAAAACCAGAATGCTCAGCGGTGCTTAAATGGCTCCGTCTTCACGCAACCTGGCGATCTGCGCCGCGTCGTAGCCCAGTTCGCCAAGCACCTGCGCGGTGTGTTCGCCAAGCTGTGGTCCGACCCACTCCGACGAACCCGGCGTTTCGGAGAGTTTCGGCACGATGCCGGGCATCTTGAAATCCTTGCCGTCCGGCAGCTTGGCATGCAGGAACATTTCCCGTGCCAGATATTGCGGGTCGTTGAACATGTCTTCGGCGCTGAAGATCCGGCTGGCCGGGACGTCGGCCTGGTTGAGCAGGTCAAGTACGCTTTGCAGGGGCAACGAATTGACCCAGCGATCAATCACGCCATACAACTCGTCGCGACGACTGTCGCGGCCGTCATTGCTGGCCAGTGCCGGGTCGTTCGCCAGGTCGTCGCGCCCGATGACCTGCATGAACCGTTTGAAGATTGCATCGCCATTGGCGCCGATCTGCACATGCTTGCCGTCGGCGCTGGTGTGGATCGAAGAGGGCGTGATGCCCGGCATGATGTTGCCACTGCGTTCGCGGATGAAACCGAAGACGTCGAACTCCGGCACCATGCTTTCCATCATCGCGAAAATCGCCTCATACAGGGCGACGTCGACCACTTGGCCAAGTCCGCCCTTGACCTCACGATGACGCAAAGCCATCAACGCACCAATCACGCCCCACAGCGCGGCAATCGAATCGCCGATGGAAATCCCGGTGCGCACCGGCGGCCGATCCTCGAAACCGGTGATGTACCGCAGGCCGCCCATGGATTCGCCAACCGCGCCGAAGCCTGGCTGATCCTTCATCGGCCCGGTCTGGCCAAAACCGGACAGGCGCACCATCACCAGTTTCGGGTTCAGCGCATGCAAGGTTTCCCAGCTCAGGCCGAGTTTTTCCAGCACGCCGGGGCGGAAGTTTTCGATGAGGATGTCGGCTTCGCCAAGCAGCTGTTTCAGGATCGCCAAGCCGTCGGGGTGTTTCAGATTGAGGGTCAGCGACTTCTTGTTGCGCGCCTGGACGAACCACCACAGGGAGGTGCCTTCGTACAACTTGCGCCATTTGCGCAGGGGATCACCGCCGTCCGGCGATTCGATCTTGATCACTTCGGCGCCGAACTCGCCGCAGATGCGCGAGGCAAAAGGCCCGGCGATCAGCGTACC
Protein-coding sequences here:
- a CDS encoding CaiB/BaiF CoA transferase family protein, with protein sequence MPFTSKPLSGLKVIELGTLIAGPFASRICGEFGAEVIKIESPDGGDPLRKWRKLYEGTSLWWFVQARNKKSLTLNLKHPDGLAILKQLLGEADILIENFRPGVLEKLGLSWETLHALNPKLVMVRLSGFGQTGPMKDQPGFGAVGESMGGLRYITGFEDRPPVRTGISIGDSIAALWGVIGALMALRHREVKGGLGQVVDVALYEAIFAMMESMVPEFDVFGFIRERSGNIMPGITPSSIHTSADGKHVQIGANGDAIFKRFMQVIGRDDLANDPALASNDGRDSRRDELYGVIDRWVNSLPLQSVLDLLNQADVPASRIFSAEDMFNDPQYLAREMFLHAKLPDGKDFKMPGIVPKLSETPGSSEWVGPQLGEHTAQVLGELGYDAAQIARLREDGAI
- a CDS encoding ACT domain-containing protein, which produces EPTASSVIADLVDVVRAMTSDPENRVPHLAFQPDSLSAHPILPIEACESAYYLRIHAKDHPGVLAQVASILSERGINIESIMQKEVEEHDGLVPMILLTHRVVEQRINDAITALEALAGVDGPVVRIRVEHLN
- a CDS encoding response regulator gives rise to the protein MRSLKVLILEPNPFQLMALHQMLNAIGIYDVLTAPSLASALCSLGHRGAVDIAICDPQLKGGDGLALIHHLAAHHEARALILLGSVAQSLLTDLEPVLRQQRLRLLGRLQTPVSAVLMRGLLDSYLISPPELIEA
- a CDS encoding DUF3509 domain-containing protein; translation: MESISLLLGEALSPYQVTLTPRGSHGECLVTLKNSSGAIVVEREFNQAQLSDKRLLTDVVDGLHRDVMIAEGRLEPCVIAALRNAALDKRPAL
- a CDS encoding transporter substrate-binding domain-containing protein, which translates into the protein MLFYRGLKPALGWLFLSAVLGWMHSAMAAQMVLDQANAPVNVQPVELDARERQWIRENPKVTVASVQYPLYLFQDEHGQWNGLNNDVLKRVTAMTGLQFEHQESFSTDHMLERLQSGVADISTTLAMSDDRKLFLDFSHAFGGAGWVFVGHADAPVVDSFEQLAKRVLVLPARHALEDVIRRDFPSIEIRSVKTYAEARALVESGEAYATIENEIGAQLYPLGMLKVGGLVEGKWEADHLAVRKGMPELLSILNKALEAFPAAELRAIRLKWLEGISPAPVPSIWQQLVEWGCWAMGVIGVFGILSLVWNRRLAAVIKLRCEAEKELGDQLAFQHALIDSMPDPVFVRDLQGRLIICNRSYEEALSVRLDQMQGRLLIEVDAFPETTARMLHDEFIAQLQTRKSRFSKRELLFNGGPREVYQWTVPFYSGDGKLRGLLGGWTDITQRRTESGCRCLH